The Magnolia sinica isolate HGM2019 chromosome 9, MsV1, whole genome shotgun sequence genome contains a region encoding:
- the LOC131256095 gene encoding indole-3-acetic acid-induced protein ARG7-like, with protein MKSAWKPLRRIVRQWEVLTPSRKYILLAGVVRGPPESVDNPITGLLSAEIPSCRDLTTVPKGYVAVYVGPEMRRFVIPVSYLCSPHFRALMERAADEFGFEQEGGLRIPCEEETFEELLRVLGKGSWKFEKESGRIL; from the coding sequence ATGAAATCCGCTTGGAAGCCACTGCGACGTATCGTCCGGCAGTGGGAAGTTCTGACGCCTAGCCGGAAATACATCCTTCTCGCCGGCGTAGTGCGGGGGCCGCCGGAGTCGGTTGATAATCCGATAACTGGGCTGCTGTCGGCGGAAATTCCCAGCTGCCGGGATCTGACGACGGTGCCGAAGGGCTACGTGGCGGTGTACGTGGGCCCGGAGATGCGGCGGTTCGTAATTCCCGTGAGTTACCTTTGCTCGCCCCATTTTAGGGCTTTGATGGAGAGGGCCGCGGACGAATTCGGGTTCGAGCAGGAAGGGGGTCTGAGGATTCCCTGCGAAGAGGAAACCTTTGAAGAGCTTCTTAGGGTTTTGGGTAAAGGCTCATGGAAGTTCGAAAAAGAGAGTGGAAGGATTCTCTAA
- the LOC131256096 gene encoding auxin-responsive protein SAUR19-like, protein MDPKKRNKIREIVRLQQILKKWRKHATAPKQNTITKSTSKGMKFLKRTLSISDSSFLSAASADIVPKGFFAVCVGEELKRFVIPTEYLSHRAFGILLSRAEEEFGFKQEGVLRIPCEVSTFQRILKAVQEKKEVMFMHELGAFNGEKDMVGCCSSAAEISQSHHLHKQMCR, encoded by the coding sequence ATGGATCCAAAGAAGCGAAACAAAATAAGAGAGATTGTCAGGCTTCAACAGATCCTCAAGAAATGGAGAAAGCATGCAACTGCACCAAAGCAAAATACCATCACCAAGAGCACAAGCAAGGGCATGAAATTCCTCAAAAGAACTCTCTCCATCTCCGACAGCTCCTTTCTTTCGGCAGCCTCTGCAGACATTGTCCCGAAAGGATTCTTCGCCGTCTGCGTCGGGGAGGAGCTGAAGAGGTTTGTCATCCCAACAGAGTATTTAAGTCACAGAGCATTTGGGATTCTGCTTAGTAGAGCCGAGGAGGAGTTTGGGTTCAAGCAGGAAGGTGTGCTGAGAATCCCATGTGAGGTGTCTACTTTCCAGAGGATTCTGAAAGCAGTGCAAGAGAAGAAGGAGGTCATGTTCATGCACGAGCTGGGAGCTTTCAATGGAGAGAAAGACATGGTGGGGTGCTGTTCATCAGCGGCTGAGATTTCTCAATCTCATCACCTTCATAAGCAGATGTGCAGATGA